In Myxococcales bacterium, a single genomic region encodes these proteins:
- a CDS encoding penicillin-insensitive murein endopeptidase: MTVLALLTASPGAWSLGGRRSSETSAALTPVFAMGRSVGSPTAGHLLGGARLADAPYLRIAPAYAHGDVRWGLGSLVAMVDRAAQRVRKAYPNAVLNVGHLSRPGGGEVDRHVSHESGRDVDIGFYVRSAQDKPLASDHFVPFQGDGTAKSWPGAFFDDARNWALVRALLTDGQAHVTHIFVAAPLRARLLAYAAKSGASRELRDRAALAMLQPKGALPHDDHFHVRISCPPWQRECVEVPVRKKPALVAKVPIAHGRARAHAAATADRDEPRGPARGLATPPPSARLHAAQKPEPTSGSTFGALFFGGEPAAAAKAVEAPAEPSHGDADEKSTGASPIDDVDGPM; the protein is encoded by the coding sequence TTGACGGTCCTTGCTCTGCTCACGGCGTCGCCGGGGGCATGGTCCCTTGGTGGCCGCCGTTCCAGTGAGACGAGCGCGGCCCTCACGCCGGTGTTCGCCATGGGACGCAGCGTCGGCTCGCCAACGGCAGGCCACCTGCTCGGCGGGGCGCGGCTCGCTGACGCGCCCTACCTGCGCATCGCGCCGGCCTACGCCCACGGCGACGTTCGCTGGGGGCTTGGGTCGCTCGTCGCGATGGTCGACCGGGCCGCGCAGCGCGTCCGGAAGGCCTATCCCAACGCGGTGCTCAACGTCGGGCACCTGTCGCGTCCCGGTGGCGGCGAGGTTGACCGCCACGTCTCGCACGAGAGCGGCCGCGACGTGGACATCGGTTTTTACGTGCGGTCCGCGCAAGACAAGCCGCTCGCGTCGGACCACTTCGTGCCCTTTCAGGGCGACGGTACGGCGAAGTCTTGGCCCGGCGCGTTCTTCGACGACGCGCGCAATTGGGCTCTCGTACGCGCGCTGCTCACCGATGGGCAGGCCCACGTGACGCACATCTTTGTGGCCGCACCGCTTCGCGCCCGCCTCCTAGCCTACGCCGCCAAGAGCGGCGCCTCGCGCGAGCTGCGCGACCGCGCCGCCCTCGCCATGCTCCAGCCGAAGGGCGCACTGCCGCACGACGACCACTTCCACGTGCGCATTTCCTGTCCACCATGGCAACGCGAGTGCGTCGAGGTGCCGGTGCGAAAGAAGCCAGCGCTGGTGGCCAAGGTGCCTATCGCGCACGGTCGAGCTCGCGCTCATGCGGCGGCGACGGCCGATCGCGACGAGCCGCGCGGACCCGCACGGGGCCTCGCGACGCCGCCGCCGTCGGCTCGGCTCCATGCGGCGCAAAAGCCGGAGCCCACGTCGGGCAGCACCTTCGGCGCCCTCTTCTTCGGTGGAGAGCCCGCGGCTGCGGCAAAGGCCGTCGAGGCCCCGGCTGAGCCGTCACACGGGGACGCTGACGAAAAGAGCACGGGAGCCTCGCCGATCGATGACGTCGACGGCCCCATGTGA